The Triticum aestivum cultivar Chinese Spring chromosome 7B, IWGSC CS RefSeq v2.1, whole genome shotgun sequence genome window below encodes:
- the LOC123161317 gene encoding probable fucosyltransferase 8 has translation MMDRGGSKMAEGRPVADAAWGAGAARRSHGMGRAGVLLIVCLFTLPFMALLFGGRAGALAVWQNAAKLTAMGGGLLNVSRQSAAGADELFGGLLSPGSDRRACLSRYQSPHYYKHSPYAPSPHLLRKLRDYEARHSRCGPGTPPYARSVDHLRSGGSSSTEDAECNYVVWIPYNGLGNRMLSLLSTFLYALLTDRVLLVHSTDDFTGLFCEPFPGANATWVLPRDFPVADMSWLGVGSNQSYGNLLDGKKIANDPAKATAQSVPPYVYLHLAHDLRRSDRLFYCNDDQLVLAKVNWLLVQNDFYFVPALYAMAEFEGELRRLFPAKESVAHLLGRYLFHPSNSVWGMITRYYHTYMAQAEERIGVQIRMFSWATIPVDDMYTQIMACSRQEHILPDIDGDEANTKTTAARSSAKSKAILIASLQADYYDRIKSTYYEHAAKGGGMVGVFQPSHEERQIMGQRPHNQKALAEIYLLSFSDVLLTTGASTFGYMSSSLAGLRPTMLMIPEDGKVPEPPCVRAVSMEPCFHMTPDVECQGKAVNKEELSRHVNECEDVGKGIKWIKGIKLFD, from the exons ATGATGGACAGGGGCGGCAGCAAGATGGCGGAAGGTCGTCCGGTGGCGGATGCGGCGTGGGGCGCCGGCGCGGCGAGGAGGAGCCACGGGATGGGCCGGGCGGGCGTGCTGCTCATCGTGTGCCTGTTCACGCTGCCGTTCATGGCGCTCCTCTTCGGCGGCCGGGCGGGCGCGCTGGCCGTGTGGCAGAACGCCGCCAAGCTGACCGCCATGGGTGGAG GATTACTGAACGTCTCTCGTCAGAGCGCCGCCGGTGCGGACGAGCTCTTTGGCGGCCTGCTCTCGCCAGGTTCCGACCGACGCGCGTGCCTGAGCCGCTACCAGTCCCCGCATTACTACAAGCACTCCCCGTACGCGCCCTCGCCGCACCTCCTGCGGAAGCTGCGCGACTACGAGGCGCGGCACAGCAGGTGCGGCCCCGGCACGCCGCCGTACGCCAGGTCCGTCGACCACCTCCGgtccggcggcagcagcagcacggAGGACGCGGAGTGCAACTACGTCGTGTGGATCCCCTACAATGGCCTCGGCAACCGGATGCTGTCTCTGCTCAGCACGTTCCTCTACGCGCTCCTCACCGACCGCGTCCTCCTCGTCCACTCCACGGACGACTTCACAGGCCTCTTCTGCGAGCCGTTCCCCGGCGCGAACGCGACCTGGGTGCTCCCGCGGGACTTCCCCGTCGCCGACATGTCCTGGCTCGGGGTAGGCTCCAACCAGTCGTACGGGAACCTCCTCGACGGCAAGAAGATCGCCAACGACCCGGCCAAGGCGACGGCGCAGTCGGTGCCGCCGTACGTGTACCTGCACCTGGCGCACGACCTCCGGCGCTCGGACCGGCTCTTCTACTGCAACGACGACCAGCTCGTGCTGGCCAAGGTGAACTGGCTGCTGGTGCAGAACGACTTCTACTTCGTGCCGGCGCTGTACGCCATGGCGGAGTTCGAAGGTGAGCTCCGGAGGCTGTTCCCGGCCAAGGAGAGCGTGGCGCACCTTCTCGGCCGGTACCTGTTCCACCCGTCCAACTCCGTCTGGGGCATGATCACCAGGTACTACCACACGTACATGGCCCAGGCGGAGGAGAGGATCGGCGTGCAGATCAGGATGTTCTCCTGGGCAACCATCCCCGTCGACGACATGTACACCCAAATCATGGCGTGCTCCCGGCAGGAGCACATACTGCCGGACATCGACGGCGACGAGGCGAACACGAAGACCACCGCGGCGAGGAGCAGTGCCAAATCAAAGGCCATCTTGATCGCGTCGCTCCAAGCAGACTACTACGACAGGATCAAGTCAACGTACTACGAGCACGCGGCCAAGGGCGGCGGCATGGTGGGGGTGTTCCAGCCGAGCCACGAGGAGCGGCAGATCATGGGGCAGCGGCCGCACAACCAGAAGGCGCTCGCGGAGATCTACCTGCTCAGCTTCTCCGACGTGCTGCTCACCACGGGGGCGTCCACGTTCGGCTACATGAGCAGCAGCCTCGCGGGGCTGCGGCCGACCATGCTGATGATCCCGGAAGACGGCAAGGTGCCCGAGCCGCCGTGCGTGCGCGCCGTGTCCATGGAGCCGTGCTTCCACATGACGCCCGATGTGGAGTGCCAGGGGAAGGCGGTGAACAAGGAGGAGCTGTCTCGACACGTCAATGAGTGTGAGGATGTAGGCAAAGGGATTAAATGGATCAAAGGTATCAAGTTATTTGATTGA